The Caulobacter sp. FWC26 genome contains a region encoding:
- a CDS encoding alpha/beta fold hydrolase, whose protein sequence is MQDVRVYFATNRNHQPENSKLVFGPRFNADGVAALRYGHVQFAAGVETLQAAEVEVYDDAMGAESDITKGGGRLLEALRRGMCEEGRDTLVFVHGFNVSFNGAIEAGMRLAREVGVRETDGVVRPVNVVVFSWPSDGAAIPYMSYYSDREDARASGPALARAYLKLRDFLAQLPLEQRCGRRIHLLAHSMGAYVLRHGVQAILAKDADGLVRLFDQILLAAPDEDDDTFELDTKLKPLPRIGRQVTVYFNPSDLALATSDKTKGNPDRLGSDGPRLVDLIPKKVVLVDCRNVARDADMLVGHSYYSRSAAMAFDIASVLEGVEPERIGNRVYMQSLRAWRIVEERA, encoded by the coding sequence ATGCAAGATGTGCGCGTCTATTTCGCGACCAATCGGAACCATCAGCCTGAGAACAGCAAGCTGGTCTTTGGTCCACGCTTCAATGCCGACGGAGTCGCGGCGCTTCGCTATGGGCATGTCCAGTTCGCGGCCGGCGTCGAGACCCTGCAGGCGGCGGAGGTTGAGGTCTATGACGACGCCATGGGGGCGGAGTCCGACATCACCAAGGGCGGCGGCCGCCTGCTGGAGGCGTTACGGCGTGGCATGTGCGAAGAAGGGCGCGACACGCTGGTGTTCGTTCACGGCTTCAATGTCAGCTTCAACGGCGCGATCGAGGCCGGTATGCGGCTGGCCCGTGAAGTCGGCGTTCGCGAGACCGATGGCGTCGTTCGACCGGTCAATGTGGTGGTGTTCAGCTGGCCTTCGGACGGCGCGGCCATCCCTTACATGTCCTATTACAGCGACCGCGAAGATGCTCGGGCGTCGGGTCCGGCGCTCGCGCGAGCCTATCTGAAGCTCCGTGACTTCCTGGCGCAGTTGCCGCTGGAGCAGCGCTGCGGTCGCCGTATCCACCTGCTGGCGCACAGCATGGGCGCCTATGTGCTGCGCCACGGCGTTCAGGCGATCCTGGCTAAGGACGCGGACGGCCTGGTTCGCCTGTTCGACCAGATTCTGCTGGCAGCTCCAGATGAGGACGACGACACCTTCGAACTCGACACCAAGCTCAAGCCGCTGCCCCGGATCGGGCGTCAGGTGACGGTCTATTTCAATCCGTCGGATCTGGCGTTGGCGACCTCGGACAAGACCAAGGGCAATCCCGACCGACTGGGGTCGGATGGTCCGCGTCTGGTCGACCTGATCCCGAAGAAGGTCGTGCTGGTCGACTGCCGCAACGTCGCGCGCGACGCCGACATGCTGGTTGGCCACAGCTACTATTCGCGTAGCGCGGCCATGGCCTTTGACATTGCCTCGGTGCTGGAGGGCGTCGAACCCGAGCGGATTGGAAACCGTGTCTATATGCAGTCGCTACGGGCCTGGAGGATTGTCGAAGAGCGCGCCTAG
- a CDS encoding NUDIX domain-containing protein, which produces MTEEAQRPRVGCGAAILDDQGRLLLVKRIKNPEADHWGVPGGKLDWGEAARGCAEREIHEELGIRLTAGRVLAVTDMVAPDYHWVAITYLAVDWRGEPAIQEAHALHEWGWFALDALPSPLTAATRDAVSALQRS; this is translated from the coding sequence ATGACCGAGGAAGCGCAACGCCCCCGCGTCGGCTGCGGCGCGGCGATCCTGGACGACCAGGGCCGTCTGCTGCTGGTCAAGCGGATCAAGAATCCTGAGGCCGATCATTGGGGCGTGCCTGGCGGCAAGCTTGATTGGGGCGAGGCCGCGCGCGGCTGCGCCGAGCGCGAAATCCATGAAGAGCTGGGGATCCGCCTTACAGCCGGACGCGTGCTGGCGGTCACCGACATGGTGGCGCCGGACTATCACTGGGTGGCGATCACCTATCTGGCGGTCGATTGGCGGGGAGAACCGGCCATCCAGGAGGCGCACGCCCTTCATGAATGGGGTTGGTTTGCTCTGGACGCCCTACCCTCGCCGCTGACCGCCGCCACGCGTGACGCCGTCAGCGCGCTCCAACGGAGCTAG
- the pyrE gene encoding orotate phosphoribosyltransferase yields the protein MTNDDVLDEFRAAGALREGHFVLSSGLHSPVFLQKNLVFMRPERCERLCKALAEKIIATVGQVDVAVSPAVGGIIPGYETARHLNVPSIYVEREGGGFKFRRGFHLEPGQKVVMVEDIVTTGLSSRECIQAIKDAGGDVVAAACIVDRSGGKADVGVPLIALASLEVPAYPADALPPELAAIPIEDPGSRRLR from the coding sequence ATGACCAACGATGACGTCCTCGACGAATTCCGCGCCGCAGGGGCTCTGCGCGAAGGCCACTTCGTGCTGTCCAGCGGCCTGCACAGCCCGGTGTTCTTGCAGAAGAACCTGGTGTTCATGCGCCCCGAGCGCTGCGAGCGGCTCTGCAAGGCCTTGGCCGAGAAGATCATCGCCACGGTCGGTCAGGTCGACGTCGCCGTCTCGCCCGCCGTGGGCGGCATCATCCCGGGCTACGAGACCGCGCGACACCTCAACGTGCCGTCGATCTACGTCGAGCGCGAGGGCGGCGGTTTCAAGTTCCGTCGCGGTTTCCATCTGGAGCCCGGTCAGAAGGTCGTGATGGTCGAGGACATCGTCACCACGGGCCTATCGTCGCGCGAGTGCATCCAGGCGATCAAGGACGCCGGGGGCGACGTCGTGGCCGCAGCCTGCATCGTCGACCGCTCGGGCGGAAAGGCCGATGTTGGCGTCCCGCTGATCGCTCTGGCCAGCTTGGAGGTTCCGGCCTACCCGGCCGACGCCCTCCCTCCGGAGCTTGCCGCGATCCCGATCGAGGATCCCGGCAGCCGCCGGTTGCGATAG
- a CDS encoding M20 family metallopeptidase, translated as MCRKTTLAITVSLLTLVTARGAFATEVSTSKLKSLKAEAVAGVESRTKLAQVMNDKIFSFGELGFQEVETSAYITKVLEENGFTIQRGVSGIPTAWTATWTHGQGGPTIALGSDIDCIPKASQKPGVPWHDPIIPGAPGHGEGHNSGQALNVVAALAVKDIMVRQNIAGTLVLWPGVAEELVAGKAYMVRDGVFKGVDATIFTHVGSNLQTSWGQASGTGLVSVKYSFHGESAHSAGAPWRGRSALDAVELMNMGWNMRREHLKPEQRSHYVITDGGDQPNVVPSEATVWYYFREQTFDAIKKNRAIGDKIAKAAADMTDTKVDSAVVGTAAPRHFNRPMAEAAQKNIELIGLPKWNDDEQAFAKAVQKNVGSAKQQGLDVKLKGLKPPEEKPESGGSDDIGDISWIMPTITINYPSNIPDLPGHHWANAISMATPIAHKGVVAGSKVVAMTALDLLTQPKLLAESKAYFTNVQTKDQKYVPMLSATDKPQTQINANIMATFRPEMKAFYYDPDKYGTYLEQLRIAWPVKTLTPPAGAK; from the coding sequence ATGTGCAGAAAGACCACACTCGCGATCACCGTGAGCTTGCTGACGCTCGTCACCGCGCGAGGGGCCTTCGCCACCGAGGTTTCCACCAGCAAGCTCAAGAGCCTGAAAGCCGAGGCCGTCGCGGGGGTCGAAAGCCGGACCAAGCTGGCTCAGGTCATGAATGACAAGATCTTCTCGTTCGGCGAGCTCGGCTTCCAGGAGGTGGAGACCTCGGCCTACATCACCAAGGTGCTGGAGGAGAACGGCTTCACCATCCAGCGCGGCGTGTCGGGAATCCCGACTGCCTGGACGGCGACTTGGACCCATGGCCAGGGCGGCCCGACGATCGCGCTGGGCAGCGATATCGACTGCATTCCGAAGGCTTCGCAAAAGCCCGGCGTGCCCTGGCACGATCCGATCATCCCTGGCGCGCCGGGACACGGCGAGGGCCACAACTCCGGTCAGGCCCTGAATGTCGTCGCCGCGCTGGCGGTGAAGGACATCATGGTCAGGCAGAACATCGCCGGGACCCTGGTGCTGTGGCCGGGCGTCGCCGAGGAACTGGTGGCCGGCAAGGCTTACATGGTCCGCGACGGCGTTTTCAAAGGCGTCGATGCGACGATCTTCACCCACGTCGGCTCGAACCTGCAGACCAGTTGGGGACAGGCGTCGGGCACCGGCCTCGTTTCTGTGAAGTACAGCTTCCACGGCGAGTCCGCACACTCGGCCGGGGCCCCCTGGCGGGGCCGCAGCGCGCTCGACGCCGTCGAGCTGATGAACATGGGCTGGAACATGCGGCGCGAGCATCTGAAGCCCGAGCAGCGTTCGCACTATGTCATTACGGACGGCGGCGACCAGCCCAACGTCGTCCCGTCCGAGGCGACCGTCTGGTACTATTTCCGAGAGCAGACTTTCGACGCGATCAAGAAGAACCGGGCGATCGGCGACAAGATCGCCAAGGCCGCTGCGGACATGACGGACACCAAGGTCGATTCCGCCGTCGTCGGCACAGCGGCTCCGCGCCACTTCAACCGCCCGATGGCGGAGGCCGCCCAGAAGAATATTGAGCTGATCGGCCTGCCGAAATGGAACGATGACGAGCAGGCCTTCGCCAAGGCGGTGCAAAAGAACGTCGGCTCCGCCAAACAGCAGGGCCTGGACGTCAAGCTGAAGGGTTTGAAGCCACCGGAAGAGAAGCCAGAGAGCGGCGGATCTGACGATATCGGCGACATCTCGTGGATCATGCCGACGATCACGATCAACTACCCGTCCAATATCCCCGACCTGCCGGGCCACCATTGGGCCAACGCCATCTCGATGGCCACGCCGATCGCGCACAAGGGCGTGGTCGCCGGCTCAAAGGTGGTGGCGATGACGGCGTTGGACCTGCTTACCCAGCCCAAACTGCTGGCCGAGTCGAAGGCCTACTTCACCAACGTCCAAACCAAGGACCAGAAGTACGTGCCGATGCTGTCGGCGACGGATAAGCCGCAGACGCAGATCAACGCCAACATCATGGCCACCTTCCGGCCTGAGATGAAAGCGTTCTACTACGACCCGGACAAGTACGGGACGTACCTGGAGCAGCTTCGGATCGCTTGGCCGGTCAAGACGCTGACGCCGCCGGCGGGCGCGAAGTAA
- a CDS encoding pyridoxine 5'-phosphate synthase yields the protein MSLRLGVNIDHVATIRNARGASYPEPVRAAELALIAGADGITAHLREDRRHISDADIAVLTDLCHKRGKPLNFEMAVTDEMVGIALNARPHAACLVPERREEVTTEGGLDVIKGQNRIADATARLRTVGARVSLFIEPDPDQIRASAAAGAQVVELHTGAYCDAARAGEDARAGAILQRLKAGAALAHDLGLEVHAGHGIDYATVKPIAAIPQIAELNIGHFLIGEAIFVGLPEAIYRMRSLMDAARVELEVMA from the coding sequence ATGAGCTTGCGACTGGGCGTCAATATCGATCACGTGGCCACGATCCGAAACGCGCGCGGCGCCTCCTATCCCGAGCCGGTCCGCGCGGCCGAACTGGCGCTGATCGCCGGCGCCGACGGTATCACAGCGCACCTGCGCGAGGATCGCCGACACATCAGCGACGCCGACATCGCCGTGCTGACCGACCTCTGCCACAAGCGCGGCAAGCCGTTGAACTTCGAGATGGCGGTCACCGACGAGATGGTCGGCATCGCGCTGAACGCGCGTCCGCACGCCGCCTGTCTGGTGCCCGAGCGCCGCGAGGAGGTCACCACCGAAGGGGGGCTCGACGTCATCAAGGGCCAAAACCGTATCGCCGACGCCACGGCGCGTCTGCGGACGGTCGGTGCGCGCGTGTCGCTGTTCATCGAACCCGATCCCGACCAGATCCGCGCCTCGGCCGCAGCCGGCGCTCAGGTCGTGGAACTGCACACCGGCGCCTATTGCGACGCGGCGCGGGCCGGAGAAGACGCGCGGGCCGGGGCCATCCTTCAGCGCCTGAAGGCCGGGGCCGCGCTTGCCCACGACCTGGGTCTCGAGGTCCACGCCGGCCATGGCATCGACTACGCCACGGTCAAGCCGATCGCCGCCATCCCGCAGATCGCCGAGCTCAATATTGGTCACTTCCTGATTGGCGAGGCCATCTTCGTCGGCCTGCCTGAAGCGATCTACCGCATGCGCTCCCTGATGGACGCGGCGCGCGTCGAACTCGAGGTCATGGCGTGA